In Marixanthomonas ophiurae, one genomic interval encodes:
- a CDS encoding DUF6146 family protein, with translation MKYLLFFIAISLAVYSCDSTKSTMKGDNDTSVVENDTIRIANDSLEYEILIIESGFNSWLVTQPPRQHYGLNYLENKNQFFVSEYNSRVRNPQRFNSNLYPQEINYDYNTDYGYEVNYLLYNYFVYFQQKYNQHLPGGRR, from the coding sequence AAGTATCTACTCTTTTTCATTGCAATTTCCCTAGCGGTTTATAGTTGCGATTCCACAAAATCTACTATGAAAGGTGACAATGATACCTCAGTAGTCGAAAATGATACGATACGTATTGCAAACGATAGTTTGGAATATGAAATCCTAATTATAGAATCTGGTTTTAATTCGTGGTTGGTAACCCAACCACCTCGTCAACATTATGGGTTAAACTACCTTGAAAATAAAAATCAGTTTTTTGTGTCTGAATACAATAGCAGGGTTCGTAACCCACAACGCTTTAATTCCAATTTGTATCCTCAGGAAATAAATTATGATTACAATACAGATTACGGGTACGAAGTAAATTACCTACTCTATAATTACTTTGTATATTTTCAACAAAAGTACAACCAACATCTACCTGGAGGACGACGATGA
- a CDS encoding DUF6787 family protein, which translates to MKKLKERWNITSNWQLTVIFIVFAITGSTSAKFTAPLTEAIGITEESGWYIYWPVRILIIFPAYQLLLVFFGWLFGEFHFFWNFEKKMLRSMKLGFLLPNE; encoded by the coding sequence ATGAAGAAATTAAAAGAACGGTGGAACATCACTTCTAATTGGCAACTTACAGTAATTTTTATTGTGTTTGCCATAACCGGAAGCACATCAGCAAAATTTACTGCACCATTAACCGAAGCTATAGGCATTACAGAAGAAAGTGGTTGGTACATCTATTGGCCGGTTCGTATTTTAATAATTTTTCCTGCCTATCAACTTTTATTAGTTTTTTTTGGTTGGCTCTTTGGTGAGTTCCATTTTTTTTGGAACTTTGAAAAAAAAATGCTGCGAAGCATGAAACTTGGTTTTTTACTTCCTAATGAATAA